Proteins found in one Pieris napi chromosome 11, ilPieNapi1.2, whole genome shotgun sequence genomic segment:
- the LOC125054116 gene encoding UDP-glucosyltransferase 2-like isoform X1 yields the protein MMWVLTFLLITLCVTCNGYRILVAFPMPSRSHSILGDGIVNVLAKANHKVTYITPFPKDKPLANIREIDISENLNLFPDDVSNIQAIMDKKKDIHNLTEIVTIMAEVNSKTIEHPTVHKLLHDPKEEFDVIIVEWLFYELLAGLSAVFNCPFIWLSPTDPHSKILKLVDDIANPAYNPDVISSNYPPFSFIQRVKELAFMFVGLGLEHFTLNPIQFKAYENLLVPIIQKRGNKVPLFEDVLYNGSLILSNSHYSVGRSLRLPQNVIPIGGYHISREVKPLPDNLKKLLDNAKNGLIYFSMGSNLKSRLMPEELKKSLLKMFGTLKYTVLWKFEENLPGTPSNVHIVQWAPQPSILAHPNCVLFVTHGGLLSTTETIHFGKPIVAIPVFADQFNNANNAVRKGFGIKVDLSYTMADNLKVAIEGVLQNPKYAARAKELSMIYHDRPVTPDKEMVHWVEHVVKTRGAPHLRSPALDLPWYQKLYIDLFGLLIILKVLLYYICKKIVGLFLKDKTKVSKKKRQ from the exons ATG ATGTGGGTGCTAACATTTCTTCTCATTACACTATGTGTAACTTGCAATGGCTATAGGATTCTTGTTGCGTTTCCCATGCCCTCAAGAAGTCATTCCATACTCGGTGATGGTATTGTAAATGTATTAGCAAAAGCAAATCATAAg GTTACTTATATAACTCCATTCCCCAAAGATAAGCCTTTGGCCAATATCAGAGAGATCGATATCAGTGAGAATCTTAACTTATTTCCAG ATGATGTTAGCAATATACAAGCAATAATGgataaaaaaaaggatatCCATAATCTAACTGAAATCGTTACTATAATGGCGGAAGTGAATTCAAAGACTATTGAACATCCAACCGTACACAAACTCCTTCACGATCCAAAAGAGGAATTCGATGTTATTATTGTAGAATGGTTATTTTATGAGCTACTTGCTGG ACTCTCAGCAGTTTTTAATTGTCCATTCATCTGGTTATCACCAACAGATCCCCAttcaaaaattttgaaattggtTGATGACATCGCTAACCCGGCCTACAATCCCGACGTCATTTCTTCTAATTACCCAccattttcatttattcagCGAGTAAAGGAATTAGCTTTCATGTTTGTCGGATTAGGGCTGGAACATTT TACTTTAAATCCGATACAGTTTAAAGCTTATGAAAATCTTTTAGTACCAATTATACAAAAACGCGGTAATAAAGTCCCACTATTTGAAGATGTGTTGTATAATGGATCACTGATTCTTAGTAACTCTCATTATTCAGTGGGGAGATCTCTTAGGTTGCCTCAAAATGTTATTCCAATTGGAGGATATCATATCAGTCGTGAAGTCAAACCGCTACCAGAT AATTTGAAAAAACTTTTAGACAATGCGAAAAATGGATTAATTTACTTCAGTATGGGAAGTAACTTGAAGAGTAGGCTAATGCCGGAGGAGCTGAAGAAAAGTCTACTTAAGATGTTTGGCACATTAAAGTATACAGTGTTATGGAAATTTGAGGAAAACCTCCCTGGCACTCCAAGTAATGTGCACATCGTACAATGGGCTCCACAACCGAGTATTTTAG CTCATCCAAACTGCGTTCTCTTCGTAACTCATGGTGGTCTTCTGTCAACAACTGAGACAATTCACTTTGGAAAACCCATCGTAGCAATTCCAGTTTTCGCGGATCAATTTAACAATGCGAATAATGCAGTTAGGAAAGGATTTGGCATAAAAGTAGATTTGTCTTACACTATGGctgataatttaaaagttgCTATAGAAGGCGTTCTTCAGAATCCTAA atatgcAGCGAGAGCCAAAGAGCTATCAATGATTTATCATGACAGACCGGTTACACCAGACAAGGAAATGGTGCACTGGGTCGAACACGTTGTCAAAACTCGTGGTGCTCCTCACTTGAGATCACCAGCATTGGACCTACCTTGGTatcaaaaattgtatatagaCCTCTTTGGTCTTTTAATCATACTTAAGGTGTTgttgtattatatttgtaaaaaaattgttggtCTTTTTTTGAAAGACAAAACTAAAGTAAGTAAGAAGAAGAGACAatga
- the LOC125054116 gene encoding UDP-glucosyltransferase 2-like isoform X2, producing MWVLTFLLITLCVTCNGYRILVAFPMPSRSHSILGDGIVNVLAKANHKVTYITPFPKDKPLANIREIDISENLNLFPDDVSNIQAIMDKKKDIHNLTEIVTIMAEVNSKTIEHPTVHKLLHDPKEEFDVIIVEWLFYELLAGLSAVFNCPFIWLSPTDPHSKILKLVDDIANPAYNPDVISSNYPPFSFIQRVKELAFMFVGLGLEHFTLNPIQFKAYENLLVPIIQKRGNKVPLFEDVLYNGSLILSNSHYSVGRSLRLPQNVIPIGGYHISREVKPLPDNLKKLLDNAKNGLIYFSMGSNLKSRLMPEELKKSLLKMFGTLKYTVLWKFEENLPGTPSNVHIVQWAPQPSILAHPNCVLFVTHGGLLSTTETIHFGKPIVAIPVFADQFNNANNAVRKGFGIKVDLSYTMADNLKVAIEGVLQNPKYAARAKELSMIYHDRPVTPDKEMVHWVEHVVKTRGAPHLRSPALDLPWYQKLYIDLFGLLIILKVLLYYICKKIVGLFLKDKTKVSKKKRQ from the exons ATGTGGGTGCTAACATTTCTTCTCATTACACTATGTGTAACTTGCAATGGCTATAGGATTCTTGTTGCGTTTCCCATGCCCTCAAGAAGTCATTCCATACTCGGTGATGGTATTGTAAATGTATTAGCAAAAGCAAATCATAAg GTTACTTATATAACTCCATTCCCCAAAGATAAGCCTTTGGCCAATATCAGAGAGATCGATATCAGTGAGAATCTTAACTTATTTCCAG ATGATGTTAGCAATATACAAGCAATAATGgataaaaaaaaggatatCCATAATCTAACTGAAATCGTTACTATAATGGCGGAAGTGAATTCAAAGACTATTGAACATCCAACCGTACACAAACTCCTTCACGATCCAAAAGAGGAATTCGATGTTATTATTGTAGAATGGTTATTTTATGAGCTACTTGCTGG ACTCTCAGCAGTTTTTAATTGTCCATTCATCTGGTTATCACCAACAGATCCCCAttcaaaaattttgaaattggtTGATGACATCGCTAACCCGGCCTACAATCCCGACGTCATTTCTTCTAATTACCCAccattttcatttattcagCGAGTAAAGGAATTAGCTTTCATGTTTGTCGGATTAGGGCTGGAACATTT TACTTTAAATCCGATACAGTTTAAAGCTTATGAAAATCTTTTAGTACCAATTATACAAAAACGCGGTAATAAAGTCCCACTATTTGAAGATGTGTTGTATAATGGATCACTGATTCTTAGTAACTCTCATTATTCAGTGGGGAGATCTCTTAGGTTGCCTCAAAATGTTATTCCAATTGGAGGATATCATATCAGTCGTGAAGTCAAACCGCTACCAGAT AATTTGAAAAAACTTTTAGACAATGCGAAAAATGGATTAATTTACTTCAGTATGGGAAGTAACTTGAAGAGTAGGCTAATGCCGGAGGAGCTGAAGAAAAGTCTACTTAAGATGTTTGGCACATTAAAGTATACAGTGTTATGGAAATTTGAGGAAAACCTCCCTGGCACTCCAAGTAATGTGCACATCGTACAATGGGCTCCACAACCGAGTATTTTAG CTCATCCAAACTGCGTTCTCTTCGTAACTCATGGTGGTCTTCTGTCAACAACTGAGACAATTCACTTTGGAAAACCCATCGTAGCAATTCCAGTTTTCGCGGATCAATTTAACAATGCGAATAATGCAGTTAGGAAAGGATTTGGCATAAAAGTAGATTTGTCTTACACTATGGctgataatttaaaagttgCTATAGAAGGCGTTCTTCAGAATCCTAA atatgcAGCGAGAGCCAAAGAGCTATCAATGATTTATCATGACAGACCGGTTACACCAGACAAGGAAATGGTGCACTGGGTCGAACACGTTGTCAAAACTCGTGGTGCTCCTCACTTGAGATCACCAGCATTGGACCTACCTTGGTatcaaaaattgtatatagaCCTCTTTGGTCTTTTAATCATACTTAAGGTGTTgttgtattatatttgtaaaaaaattgttggtCTTTTTTTGAAAGACAAAACTAAAGTAAGTAAGAAGAAGAGACAatga
- the LOC125054123 gene encoding UDP-glucosyltransferase 2-like has translation MYKIVTLLVLFCVCDGFKILLFFPVPGKSHSILGEGYIRYLSNAGHEVTYVTPIIMQNPPPRVRQVDISQNIGLLPGHLFDIQKLMYKELDLQEMYIIRSVIRKFINGTLQGSTMQHFMHDPKEQYDVVVVEWLYTELGSGLSAVFNCPLIWSTSTEVHSEILSLIGDGLNPAYSVYIWDREFSTTFYYRLRHLWLLFKDYYDRVTYKAIENKMFEQSFKSAVESRGRTLPTFDEVRYNASLMLGNSHISTGDPHSLPQAYKNIGGYHIKEKVEPLPKDLQKLMDSSKHGVIYFSLGTMLRSSTLPEGKTRELLDAFGTLKQTVIWKYEDPLKNVPKNVHFVQWAPQPSILAHPNTVLFITHGGILSLYEILSVGIPLIGIPMFGDQFTNVNRAVKNGYAKRFDIGEQPVEKLLHDVKELTENPKYRVRAKEMSRIYHSRTAAPGVELVHWIEEVVTSRGAPYLRSPALGIPLYQKYYLDFFAAIIVVFTAIGYLMRTLLINLSKKSLDIKKTN, from the exons atgtacaaaatagTGACTTtacttgttttgttttgtgtttgtgatggttttaaaatactgttattttttccAGTTCCTGGAAAGAGTCATTCGATATTAGGTGAAGGCTATATTCGTTATTTAAGCAATGCTGGACATGag GTGACGTATGTAACTCCTATTATAATGCAGAATCCACCGCCAAGAGTGCGACAAGTAGATATATCACAGAACATTGGCTTACTTCCTG GACACCTATTCGACATTCAAAAGCTTATGTATAAGGAATTAGACCTTcaagaaatgtatataatcCGATCAGTGATtcgtaaatttattaatggTACCCTCCAGGGTTCAACAATGCAACACTTCATGCATGACCCTAAAGAACAATACGATGTCGTTGTTGTAGAATGGTTGTACACAGAACTCGGTTCCGG ACTGTCAGCGGTATTCAACTGCCCTCTCATATGGTCCACATCTACGGAGGTCCACTCGGAAATTCTTTCTCTTATTGGTGATGGACTGAACCCCGCTTACTCAGTATATATTTGGGATAGAGAATTTTCTACAACCTTCTATTACCGCTTAAGACATTTATGGCTTCTGTTCAAAGACTATTATGATAGAGT GACATATAAAGCGATAGAAAACAAGATGTTTGAACAGTCGTTTAAGTCAGCTGTCGAATCTCGAGGAAGAACATTACCTACGTTTGACGAAGTGCGATATAATGCTTCACTTATGTTGGGAAACAGTCATATATCCACAGGTGACCCTCACTCATTACCACAAGCCTATAAGAATATTGGAGGATATCATATAAAAGAGAAGGTTGAACCATTACCAAAG gatCTGCAAAAACTAATGGACTCATCAAAACACGGAGTTATTTACTTCAGCTTAGGAACAATGTTACGGAGCAGCACTCTACCAGAAGGAAAGACGAGAGAATTATTAGACGCCTTTGGCACATTAAAACAAACTGTTATATGGAAATACGAAGATCCTTTGAAGAATGTACCTAAGAATGTTCACTTTGTCCAATGGGCACCACAACCGAGTATACTAG cACATCCAAACACAGTTCTATTTATTACTCACGGTGGAATATTATCgctttatgaaattcttagtGTAGGAATACCTCTGATTGGTATTCCAATGTTTGGAGATCAATTCACAAATGTCAATAGAGCGGTTAAAAATGGTTATGCGAAACGATTTGATATAGGAGAACAACCAGTTGAAAAGTTACTTCATGATGTTAAGGAATTAACGGAAAATCCTAA ATATCGTGTGCGTGCAAAAGAAATGTCCCGTATCTACCACTCTCGCACGGCTGCACCTGGCGTAGAATTGGTTCACTGGATAGAGGAGGTTGTGACGTCACGGGGCGCGCCCTATTTACGCTCCCCCGCACTTGGTATACCCCTATACCAGAAGTACTATCTCGATTTCTTTGCTGCTATTATAGTCGTATTTACTGCTATCGGATACCTCATGCGGACATTGCTGATCAACTTATCTAAGAAATCACTCGATATCAAGAAAAccaattaa
- the LOC125054124 gene encoding sucrose-6-phosphate hydrolase-like produces MARAEFLLVACLFVIASSLSIRHNESAIEDLEEYIEVKKAEIGPRYRLQYHVSPPVGWMNDPNGFSYYKGEFHLFYQFYPYDSVWGPMHWGHFSSPDLVHWNQLPTALIPENEMCFSGSAVVDGDTFTLIYTGREVIEEEPLFKESQFLAFSDNGVNFHKYENNPVLTSKIPDFRDPKVWKYGNDWYMVVGTKTSDEYGKVELYSSKDLISWEFLSVIGESTGEMGYMWECPDFFNLGGKFILLMSPQGVQPQGDRYKNTYQTGYIIGSFNYDTFEFIPEVGFQEIDFGHDFYASQTTEHNGKRYLVAWFSMWDVEHPEDLDGWAGAMTIIRELNLVGDRITVKPIEEMLTLRQESIKTGAFATDEVLTLPKASELVIEGDLNEKIELLIEGTEGGGKVWLRWDPEVGKVVVDRGSEDIRQVEWLPIGEQIWRVFLDTSSLELFCGEGEVVFSSRVYADGEWKISNLSPQSLLVDAYSLARSVSV; encoded by the coding sequence ATGGCGCGTGCTGAGTTTCTTTTAGTCGCCTGTTTATTCGTAATTGCCTCTTCCTTATCTATTAGGCATAATGAAAGTGCTATCGAGGATTTGGAAGAATATATAGAAGTTAAAAAAGCGGAAATCGGACCTCGTTATCGATTACAGTACCATGTTTCACCACCAGTAGGGTGGATGAACGATCCCAACGGCTTCTCTTACTACAAAGGAGAATTTCATCtcttttatcaattttacCCTTATGACAGTGTGTGGGGTCCTATGCATTGGGGGCATTTCTCAAGCCCAGACCTTGTTCATTGGAATCAACTTCCTACTGCTCTAATTCCTGAAAATGAGATGTGTTTTTCTGGAAGTGCTGTTGTCGATGGCGATACTTTCACTCTTATCTACACTGGAAGAGAGGTAATTGAAGAAGAacctttatttaaagaaagtcAATTCCTTGCATTTAGTGATAATGGTGTAAACTTCCATAAATATGAGAATAATCCCGTTTTAACGAGTAAAATTCCAGACTTCCGAGATCCGAAAGTGTGGAAATATGGAAATGATTGGTATATGGTAGTTGGTACTAAAACTTCAGATGAGTATGGAAAAGTTGAGCTTTATTCTTCTAAGGATCTTATAAGTTGGGAGTTTTTGTCCGTGATAGGAGAATCTACTGGTGAAATGGGTTATATGTGGGAGTGCCCCGATTTCTTCAATTTAGGTGGAAAGTTCATATTGCTGATGTCTCCTCAGGGAGTTCAACCACAGGGAGACCGTTATAAGAATACTTACCAGACAGGCTACATAATAGGAAGTTTTAATTACGAcacatttgaatttattccTGAGGTAGGTTTCCAAGAAATCGATTTTGGCCATGATTTTTACGCCAGTCAAACGACAGAGCATAATGGTAAACGTTATTTAGTAGCATGGTTTAGTATGTGGGATGTGGAACACCCAGAAGATCTTGATGGATGGGCTGGAGCAATGACAATCATCAGGGAACTGAATTTAGTTGGAGATCGAATAACCGTAAAACCTATAGAGGAAATGTTGACACTACGACAGGAATCTATTAAAACGGGGGCTTTTGCTACCGATGAAGTACTAACTTTACCAAAGGCATCAGAATTGGTTATTGAAGGAGACTTAAACGAAAAAATCGAGTTGTTAATCGAAGGTACCGAAGGAGGAGGCAAGGTCTGGCTACGTTGGGACCCTGAAGTTGGTAAAGTTGTTGTGGATAGAGGCTCTGAAGATATAAGACAAGTAGAGTGGTTACCTATAGGAGAACAAATCTGGAGAGTATTTTTGGACACCAGTAGTTTGGAGCTGTTCTGTGGCGAGGGAGAGGTCGTTTTTAGTAGCAGAGTGTATGCAGATGGTGAATGGAAAATATCAAACTTAAGTCCGCAATCTTTATTAGTAGATGCTTACAGTTTAGCTAGAAGTGTGTCAGTTTAA
- the LOC125054075 gene encoding sucrose-6-phosphate hydrolase-like, whose product MARAEFLLVACLFVIASSLSIRHNESAIEDLEEYIEVKKAEIGPRYRLQYHVSPPVGWMNDPNGFSYYKGEFHLFYQFYPYDSVWGPMHWGHFSSPDLVHWNQLPTALIPENEMCFSGSAVVDGDTFTLIYTGREVIEEEPLFKESQFLAFSDNGVNFHKYENNPVLTSKIPDFRDPKVWKYGNDWYMVVGTKTSDEYGKVELYSSKDLISWEFLSVIGESTGEMGYMWECPDFFNLGGKFILLMSPQGVQPQGDRYKNTYQTGYIIGSFNYDTFEFIPEVGFQEIDFGHDFYASQTTEHNGKRYLVAWFSMWDVEHPEDLDGWAGAMTIIRELNLVGDRITVKPIEEMLTLRQESIKTGAFATDEVLTLPKASELVIISVSELQHWDMAAFGSLLDPREKCN is encoded by the coding sequence ATGGCGCGTGCTGAGTTTCTTTTAGTCGCCTGTTTATTCGTAATTGCCTCTTCCTTATCTATTAGGCATAATGAAAGTGCTATCGAGGATTTGGAAGAATATATAGAAGTTAAAAAAGCGGAAATCGGACCTCGTTATCGATTACAGTACCATGTTTCACCACCAGTAGGGTGGATGAACGATCCCAACGGCTTCTCTTACTACAAAGGAGAATTTCATCtcttttatcaattttacCCTTATGACAGTGTGTGGGGTCCTATGCATTGGGGGCATTTCTCAAGCCCAGACCTTGTTCATTGGAATCAACTTCCTACTGCTCTAATTCCTGAAAATGAGATGTGTTTTTCTGGAAGTGCTGTTGTCGATGGCGATACTTTCACTCTTATCTACACTGGAAGAGAGGTAATTGAAGAAGAacctttatttaaagaaagtcAATTCCTTGCATTTAGTGATAATGGTGTAAACTTCCATAAATATGAGAATAATCCCGTTTTAACGAGTAAAATTCCAGACTTCCGAGATCCGAAAGTGTGGAAATATGGAAATGATTGGTATATGGTAGTTGGTACTAAAACTTCAGATGAGTATGGAAAAGTTGAGCTTTATTCTTCTAAGGATCTTATAAGTTGGGAGTTTTTGTCCGTGATAGGAGAATCTACTGGTGAAATGGGTTATATGTGGGAGTGCCCCGATTTCTTCAATTTAGGTGGAAAGTTCATATTGCTGATGTCTCCTCAGGGAGTTCAACCACAGGGAGACCGTTATAAGAATACTTACCAGACAGGCTACATAATAGGAAGTTTTAATTACGAcacatttgaatttattccTGAGGTAGGTTTCCAAGAAATCGATTTTGGCCATGATTTTTACGCCAGTCAAACGACAGAGCATAATGGTAAACGTTATTTAGTAGCATGGTTTAGTATGTGGGATGTGGAACACCCAGAAGATCTTGATGGATGGGCTGGAGCAATGACAATCATCAGGGAACTGAATTTAGTTGGAGATCGAATAACCGTAAAACCTATAGAGGAAATGTTGACACTACGACAGGAATCTATTAAAACGGGGGCTTTTGCTACCGATGAAGTACTAACTTTACCAAAGGCATCAGAATTGGTTATTATTTCGGTGTCAGAATTGCAGCACTGGGACATGGCGGCTTTTGGGAGTCTGCTTGATCCACGGgagaaatgtaattaa